One region of Pieris rapae chromosome Z, ilPieRapa1.1, whole genome shotgun sequence genomic DNA includes:
- the LOC110992650 gene encoding KAT8 regulatory NSL complex subunit 2 yields the protein MSQQKQLQLPKVGLLSRGGRSIKITNVKSIKPPDPELIKKQEEEKLRIEFQKEIASRYRTCGHQKYECLLPVLVGRSFCAQHILDDSTAPFQQCAHINSQGRRCPVPAPKVDYSLCFEHARAALLRRQKSTAPPPPVTTTETLLNQLQHYIRPERTRTTSCASSVSVVSDPADNEITSHSVDPFKEIDATVVNSTVSSYIMECASASESDCDSIELNEDITDLLSDTEDAPCEDLPLWRAGVFTVEEAVSETKNVLKLLKEAYLGQMGKLRISLQMGRLQYLRSLKAEKELYCSISTQSKSGPQTVRERWQMRKLKAYASYHKKYRAEAILAKKLQKKRAKVNEIKNRGNPQQGRCSFTEGGVRCSMHTLPATKHCLKHILSDRQQVLFKQCNDQRGGVACREPIAKLPLASTVCRYHTGPPVYATFTLKKDETDSDAGSHSSSDTDDEIPSPRKLVPVVAGLVDDMGGYE from the exons ATGTCCCAACAAAAGCAACTCCAGTTACCCAAAGTGGGACTGCTGTCTCGTGGTGGTAGATCTATCAAGATTACAAATGTGAAATCCATCAAGCCACCAGATCCTGAGCTGATTAAGAAGCAAGAGGAAGAGAAATTGAGGATTGAG TTCCAAAAGGAAATTGCATCCCGATACCGCACCTGTGGACATCAGAAGTACGAATGCCTTCTTCCAGTGTTGGTGGGTCGGTCATTCTGCGCCCAGCATATATTGGATGATTCCACAGCGCCGTTCCAGCAGTGCGCGCATATTAATTCCCAGGGTAGGAGGTGCCCCGTACCAGCCCCAAAAGTGGATTACAG cctTTGCTTCGAACATGCCCGCGCAGCCCTACTCAGACGTCAGAAGAGCACTGCGCCTCCGCCCCCTGTCACTACGACGGAGACCCTGTTGAACCAATTGCAACATTATATACG GCCAGAACGTACGCGTACAACATCGTGCGCCTCCTCCGTGTCTGTGGTTAGCGATCCAGCTGACAACGAAATTACATCGCATTCTGTCGATCCGttta aggAAATAGATGCGACCGTGGTCAACTCAACCGTTTCGTCGTATATAATGGAATGCGCAAGCGCAAGTGAAAGCGATTGTGATAGTATCGAGCTGAATGAAGATATAACAGACCTGTTGTCTGATACTGAGGACGCGCCGTGTGAAGATCTGCCATTATG GCGCGCGGGCGTGTTCACAGTTGAGGAAGCGGTCTCGGAGACGAAGAACGttttgaaattgttaaaaGAAGCGTACCTTGGGCAAATGGGGAAATTGAGGATTTCCCTACAAATGGGTAGACTCCAGTATTTGAGAAGCTTAAAGGCCGAAAAGgaattgtatt gCAGTATAAGCACCCAATCGAAAAGTGGTCCGCAGACAGTACGAGAGAGGTGGCAAATGAGAAAGCTGAAGGCGTACGCCAGTTATCACAAGAAGTATCGAGCGGAAGCCATTTTGGCGAAGAAACTTCAGAAGAAACGTGCTAAG GTGAACGAGATCAAGAATCGGGGTAATCCACAACAAGGCAGGTGTTCGTTTACAGAGGGCGGGGTTCGATGCTCGATGCATACACTCCCCGCGACCAAACACTGCCTCAAGCACATACTGTCCGACCGGCAGCAG GTGCTGTTCAAGCAATGCAACGACCAGCGAGGTGGCGTGGCCTGCAGGGAGCCCATCGCCAAGTTGCCTCTGGCCTCGACTGTCTGCAGATACCACACGGGACCTCCCGTGTATGCAACATTTACGTTGaag AAAGACGAAACGGACTCCGATGCCGGGTCCCACTCATCATCAGATACCGATGATGAAATACCGTCTCCGAGGAAGTTGGTTCCGGTCGTGGCCGGCCTGGTCGATGACATGGGCGGGTACGAATGA